One Calonectris borealis chromosome 15, bCalBor7.hap1.2, whole genome shotgun sequence DNA segment encodes these proteins:
- the LOC142088924 gene encoding E3 ubiquitin-protein ligase RBBP6-like, translating into MRASPVRSAGGRPGWEVSKSPYSASPYSTSSSTCSTSRSGSSRTRSYSRSFSPSHSRSYSRLLPYPRRGKGKRRNYRSRSRSHGYQRSRSRSPPYRRCHSRSRSPVFRGQSPTKQTIPQGEGGREYFNRYREVPPYDLKAYYGRSLDFRDPFEKARYREWERNYREWHGKFYKGYAVGAQPHPPVNRENFSPGRFGPPGTRQENSPYARGRREDYPAWQSHQNHNIDGNYPEKPSERESHGIKDPTKSKEKEVKNPLGDGQGNKHKKRRKRDEDEGFPNTELLAGARKPREPVPAEDVKMDSLFMAQAEMMPPL; encoded by the exons atgagagccagtccagttcgctcagcaggtggcagaccaggctgggaagt gtccaagtctccttatagtgcttcaccttactctacaagttcgtctacctgctccacatcaagatcaggttcttcccgcactcgctcctactctcgctcatttagtccttcccattctcgttcctactcgcgattgctgccgtatccaagaagaggcaaagggaagaggcgtaactatcgttctaggtcaaggtcacacggttatcagcgttcaaggtcaaggtcacccccatacagaagatgccattcacggtcaaggtctccagtatttagaggccagtctcccactaaacagactatacctcaaggggaaggaggaagggagtattttaacagatacagagaagttccaccatatgatctgaaagcttactatggcagatctcttgactttagagatccatttgaaaaggcaaggtaccgggaatgggaaaggaactacagagaatggcatggaaagttttacaagggctatgctgttggcgctcaacctcaccctccagtaaacagagagaacttttctccaggtaggtttggtccacctgggaccagacaagagaattcaccatatgctcggggacgtagggaggattatcctgcttggcagagccaccaaaatcacaatatagatggaaattaccctgaaaaaccttctgaaagagagagccatggcatcaaggatcctacaaaatcaaaagagaaggaggtgaaaaatccactaggagatggccaaggaaataagcataaaaagagaagaaaaagggatgaggatgaaggatttcccaatactgagttgttagcaggtgcgagaaaaccaagagagccagttccagcagaagacgttaaaatggactccctgttcatggcccaagcagagatgatgccacccctgtga